From a single Capsicum annuum cultivar UCD-10X-F1 chromosome 12, UCD10Xv1.1, whole genome shotgun sequence genomic region:
- the LOC107850485 gene encoding endo-1,4-beta-xylanase 1, translating to MKRLSASNLARRLFKSNSLHTYSQSPKENIENTGSYDAINVILNHDFSEGLHLWRTNCCNAFVVPAGSGNYKGVAEDVGCSYAVVTNRNECWQGLEQDITSRISAGCVYTVSACVGASGTFHGSTDVQATLRLVYHNAETSYLFISKKSVTKEGWQMLEGSFSLSTMPNQVVFYLEGPSPGSDLLIKSVFITCPSLTDYESSRPTSSCPDDERIIINTNFDDRLNSWSGRGCKVVCRDCMTDGNINPASGKYFASATERTQSWNGIQQDITGRVKQKLAYEMTAIVRLHGHNANSADVRGTLWVQAADNREQYIGIAKVQATDKDWVQLQGKFLLNESPSKAVIFLEGPPPGTDILLNSLVVNHAAKPPPPLPPVVENAVFGVNIITNTHLKNGTNGWFPLGNCRMNVETGSPRIIPPMARESLGSHEPLSGRYIAVTNRTETWMGPAQVISEKVKLYLTYQVSSWVKIGQASGPQNVSVALGVDDQWVNGGQVEVNDDQWHEIGGSFRIEKQAAKVMVYVQGPPAGVDLMVAGLHVFPVDRRARFNHLKRQTEKIRKRDVILKFSGSDSACLLGTSVRVRQKQNSFPFGSCICRTNMDNEDFNDFFVKNFNWAVFGNELKWYSTEAQQGKFNYRDADELLDFCTRNDIQVRGHCIFWEVESTVQAWIRSLNNNDLMTALQNRLSGLLTRYKGKFKHYDVNNEMMHGSYYQERLGKEIWANMFKRAHQLDPSAILFVNDYHVEDGCDTRSSPEKYIEHILELQDQGAPVGGIGIQGHIDYPVGPIVCSALDKLSILGLPIWFTEVDVSSSNEHVRADDLEVMLREAFAHPAVEGAILWGFWELFMSRENAHLVNAEGDINEAGRRYLALKQEWLSNAHGHIDEQGQFNFRGFHGSYEVDVATASKKITKTFVVDKGDDALVISIDT from the exons AGCCCAAAGGAAAACATTGAAAACACCGGCAGCTATGATGCTATTAACGTCATCCTTAACCATGACTTTTCGGAAGGGTTGCACTTGTGGCGCACCAATTGCTGCAATGCATTTGTGGTTCCAGCTGGTTCTGGTAACTATAAAGGAGTTGCAGAAGATGTAGGCTGTTCTTATGCTGTTGTCACGAATCGCAACGAATGTTGGCAAGGCTTGGAGCAAGATATTACAAGTAGAATTTCAGCAGGTTGTGTCTACACAGTTTCTGCTTGTGTTGGAGCCTCGGGTACTTTTCATGGTTCTACTGACGTCCAGGCTACATTGAGACTTGTTTACCACAATGCAGAAACAagctatttatttatttcaaa AAAATCTGTTACAAAAGAGGGTTGGCAAATGTTGGAGGGTTCATTTTCACTGTCAACTATGCCCAATCAAGTTGTGTTTTATCTCGAGGGACCTTCGCCTGGATCTGACCTGCTCATAAAATCAGTGTTCATCACTTGCCCCAGCCTCACTGATTATGAA AGTTCTCGGCCAACATCCAGTTGTCCCGATGATGAGAGGATCATAATAAACACAAATTTTGATGATAGACTGAATAGTTGGTCCGGAAGAGGCTGCAAGGTTGTTTGCCGTGACTGCATGACAGATGGAAATATCAATCCAGCCTCTGGAAAATACTTTGCATCTGCAACAGAGCGCACACAGAGCTGGAACGGGATTCAGCAAGATATAACCGGGAGAGTAAAGCAAAAGCTTGCTTATGAGATGACTGCTATTGTTCGGCTACATGGTCACAATGCCAATAGTGCCGATGTTCGGGGAACATTGTGGGTTCAAGCCGCTGATAACCGTGAACAGTATATAGGCATTGCCAA AGTCCAAGCCACAGACAAAGATTGGGTGCAGTTGCAAGGAAAGTTTCTTCTAAATGAATCCCCATCTAAAGCTGTTATCTTTTTAGAAGGTCCACCTCCAGGCACGGATATCCTCCTCAATAGTTTAGTTGTAAATCACGCAGCTAaacctcctcctcctcttccacCAGTTGTTGAG AATGCAGTTTTTGGTGTTAATATAATCACAAACACCCATCTGAAAAATGGCACCAATGGCTGGTTTCCCCTAGGCAATTGCAGAATGAATGTTGAAACAGGCTCGCCACGTATAATTCCTCCAATGGCTAGAGAGTCCCTTGGTTCTCATGAGCCTTTAAGTGGTCGTTACATTGCAGTGACTAATCGTACTGAGACATGGATGGGTCCTGCTCAGGTGATCTCTGAGAAAGTCAAACTCTATTTGACATATCAAGTATCTTCATGGGTTAAAATTGGACAAGCATCAGGCCCTCAGAATGTAAGTGTGGCTCTTGGTGTAGATGACCAATGGGTTAATGGGGGCCAAGTTGAGGTCAACGATGATCAATGGCATGAAATTGGAGGATCTTTTAGAATCGAGAAGCAAGCAGCTAAAGTGATGGTGTATGTTCAGGGTCCTCCTGCTGGTGTTGACCTAATGGTAGCTGGACTTCACGTTTTTCCAGTTGATAGACGTGCAAGGTTTAACCACTTGAAGAGACAAACGGAGAAG ATACGCAAGCGAGATGTCATCTTGAAGTTCTCTGGATCAGACTCAGCCTGTTTGCTTGGCACGTCAGTTAGAGTTAGACAAAAGCAAAATAGTTTCCCCTTCGGATCGTGCATTTGCAGAACAAACATGGATAATGAAGACTTCAACGATTTCTTTGTCAAAAACTTCAATTGGGCTGTCTTTGGGAACGAGCTGAAGTGGTACAGCACAGAAGCACAGCAAGGAAAATTCAATTACAGAGATGCAGACGAGCTCCTAGACTTTTGCACAAGAAATGATATTCAAGTTCGTGGTCACTGTATATTTTGGGAAGTGGAGTCCACCGTTCAAGCATGGATACGCTCGTTGAACAACAATGACTTGATGACAGCTCTTCAAAACCGTCTATCGGGCCTACTTACACGGTACAAGGGGAAGTTCAAACATTATGATGTGAATAATGAGATGATGCATGGTTCTTACTACCAAGAACGACTGGGTAAAGAAATCTGGGCAAATATGTTCAAAAGAGCACATCAATTGGATCCTTCTGCAATCCTATTTGTAAATGACTACCATGTTGAGGATGGCTGTGACACTCGGTCGTCCCCTGAAAAGTACATTGAGCATATTCTTGAGCTCCAAGACCAGGGTGCACCAGTTGGAGGAATAGGTATTCAGGGACACATCGATTATCCAGTTGGACCGATTGTATGTTCAGCTCTTGATAAACTGAGCATTCTTGGACTTCCAATCTGGTTTACTGAAGTTGACGTCTCTTCTAGTAACGAACATGTTAGAGCTGATGATTTAGAAGTTATGCTTCGGGAAGCTTTTGCACACCCTGCTGTGGAAGGTGCAATATTATGGGGATTCTGGGAGTTGTTCATGAGTCGAGAAAATGCACATTTAGTGAATGCAGAAGGCGATATCAATGAAGCTGGAAGAAGGTACCTTGCTCTTAAGCAAGAATGGTTATCCAACGCTCATGGCCATATCGATGAGCAAGGTCAATTCAACTTTCGGGGATTCCATGGCTCGTATGAAGTGGATGTCGCTACTGCTTCCAAGAAAATTACCAAGACTTTTGTGGTTGACAAAGGTGATGATGCTTTAGTAATCTCCATTGATACATAA